CAGCCTGCGTGGCAGGAGCTGGATGATTTTAGGGAAACCAACACCAATACCCTGCTGCAGCCGATCTATCGTAAGCACTATATTGGTGTTTTCAGAGCCAACCTGGTGATTCTTCAGACTGAACTGGCCACTCCTGAGGTGGAGCGCTACAAAGCCGAGGCTAAGTTTTTGAGAGCATATTATCACTTTGAACTTTTCAGACATTTTGGACCTTTGCCAGTAGTCACGGAGCTGCTAACACCAGATGATATCAATCTGGAGCGAAGCACTATGACCGAGATGATGACGGCCATTACCGATGACCTGAAGGCTGCCATAGATGTATTGCCCACTACATTATCAGATGTGGAGGTTGGAAGAGCATCAAGGGGTACTGCGCAGGCGTTGTTGGGCAAAGTGTACCTGTATTGGGCTGATTTGGATGGTGACGATCCTGCCAAATTTGACCTGGCTGCCCAGTATCTCCAGGAAGTTGTGAATTCAGGTCAATATGCCTTAGTGGACGACTTTTCTACTTTGTTTGATTACGGCACCAAAAATCCAATAGAATCTGTTTTGGAGATTCAGCATACGAACCTATGGCCTGGGGATTGGGGCTGGTTTGAAGGCATCGAAGCGAATGGAATATTGCAGCTATGCGGAATTCGCGGGCTGTGTTCTGGTCATCCTGAGTATGCAGCCGGGTGGGGGTTCATGTTACCTACTCAGGATTTGAATGACCATTTTCTTCCGGATGATCAATATAGGAGAGATGTGGCTATTGTGTCGATACCAGAGCTTACTCAGGAGGTGGCAGACGCCGGAGCGGCGGATTGCGGTGTTGTAGTAGACATTACCCAGGTCAACCCTCAGGATCATACGGGTTTCTGGCAGCAAAAATTCTCAAACTACAAAGCATACAATGGCAATAACGTGAATGGGGGAGACCCTAACCTGACTAAGGATGCGAATACCTATGCCATCAGATATGCTGACGTTCTCCTCATGCTGGCAGAAGCAATGCACAGAGGATCAGGCTCTGATGGGAATGCACTTACCTATATAGATATGGTGCGTGAGCGTGCTGCAGGCCCCGGTGATAATACCGGGAGTTTCAAGACTGGGCAGACCATCATGACTGAGCAAAACTGGACATTGCTGGATCTGATTTGGTATGAGCGCAGAGCTGAGCTGGCAGGCGAAGGTGATCGCTGGTATGACCTGGTCAGGAGTGGTAGAGCTACATCAGATCTTTTCAGTGGTGATCCGATTCGTTCTGGCAATCTGGATCCTCAAAAAGTGTGGATTCCTGTGGCGCTGGAAGAAACCAGTGTGGCACATCAGATCTCCACCTATCCAGAAAACGAACTTTTCCAATAATTAAAAGAACCCAAATCAATTAATCTAAACTTAAATCTAATGAAGAAGCAAATGAAAAATTATATCCGAAATGGATGGCTTTTAATGAGTGCGCTTACACTTGTTTTTCTGGCCTCATGTAATGAAGACGAGCCAGAGCCCAAAGAAGTGGTTGCGAGTTTTCAGTTCGAACTTGGCGAGACTAACTTCCTGGAAGTAACTTTTACAAATTTCTCTCAAAACGCCACAACTTATGCATGGGATTTTGGTGATGGCGAGACATCTAACGAGGAAAATCCGGTACACTCCTATGCAGCAGCAGATACTTATGAGGTAAAGCTTACAGCCACCAATGATGCTGGTGAATCAGCTACAAGAACTCAGTCAATTACCCTATCTGATCCGGACGAAGAACTGACTAAATTGGCAGGTGTGGAATCCAAAACATGGATTCTTCAGAGAGAGGGAGTAGTATTGGGTATAGGGCCAGCTGGCGGTGATACCCAGTGGTGGAGTTTCGGTGGTGTGACCCCACATGGTGATCGTCCTTGTATTTTGGATGATGAGTATACATTTAACCGTGCGGACCTTTCCTTTGACAAAAACACGAATGGAACCCTCTTTACAGACGGAACTGGCAATGGCGGATGGAATAATACCGTGCCAGATGTGTGTAACAGTGAGTCTACTGTGGATTGGATGTCTGAGGGAAGCATCGATATGAGCGCTTACAAGAGTGGTGGAGATTATACATTTGAGTTGAGCAGTAATACATTGACTATTTCAGGCGATGGTGTTTACATAGGTTTGGCCAATAAGACCAATGCTGGTGATATAGGTACTGCGCAAAGCCCTCAAAATAAGATTGTTTACTCAATCATTAAATTGGTGGATCATGATGATGTGGATTCACTGCAGCTGGCTATGCAAGTAGACGGAGGGGATGTCTACTGGAGTTTCTTCCTTGTGCATTATGATGATGCTTCTTTGATGCCTCCAATTCCTTCAGCTGAGCCTAGAGCAGCATTTTCATCAGCCGCTGAAAATCTGGTAGTGACCTTCACCAACTCATCAGCCAATGCGACAAGCTATGCGTGGGATTTCGGCGATGGTGGTACTTCTACAGATGAAAATCCGGTACACACTTATGCAGAAGCTGGTGATTACGATGTAACACTTACTGCCAAAGATGACAATGGTTTGACTTCAAGCGTAACACAAACGGTTTCTGTAAGTGCAGCTACTTATTCATCTGAAATATGGGCGTCTGCTGAGGGTAAAGTATGGACACTTGCCCCTGTGGCTGGAGCTTTCAGAGTAGGCCCGGCTATTGGAAGTGGAGAGTGGTTTGCCAGCTCCGCCGATGATGCCACTGCTCGTGCTTGCCAGTATGATGATGAGTTTATATTTGCAACAGATGGCTCCTTTACCTTTGACTCCAAAGGGGCAATGTATGGCGAAGGCTTTATGGGTGTGGATCCTGCCGGATGTGTGAATGATGGGGATATCGGTGGAGTTTATGCAGGTTTCGTGACCAGCACTGGTTACACCTTTGCCACCACTGACGCTACAGACACAGATCGAGCATCTGTTACCGTCACAGGTACTGGCGCCTTCCTTGGATTTAATAAAGGATATAATGGTGGAGAGTACAATGGCTCAGACGCTGCACTCCAGGGAGCTACCACCTACAAAATCTTCTCCTACTTTAACGACGGTACAGTAGAGCGAGTGGATGTAGCTGTGGACATCTCTGCAGAGCAGAACGGAACAGCCTGGTGGACAATGATTTTGGAAGCGCAGTAATACTTCTTCATATTTACTTCAAAATCGGGTGTTTTTGAAACACCCGATTTTTTTACCCTTTTCATTAGAAAATAGAATAAATGCACTTTTTAAAAAAAAGCTTCTTACCCTCATTGCTCATTTTATCACTTCTTAGTTGTGATTCCAACGAAGGTGAGCCCTCACCTCAATTACCCGGTATCTCGATCAATGATCTAGAAATTTCCGAAAGAAAGGAAGATTTTAGCATCACCCTGGATGTTACACTTTCTGAAGTTTCAGCTGACCTGGTTGTTGTTTCATACGAAACCGTGGAAGGATCAGCTGTGGCTGACCAAGACTTTAAGCATATCACCGGACAGCTTATTTTTCAAGCTGGTTCTGTGCGTGAAAGCATCACGCTAACCATATTTAGCGATGAAAAAATGGAAGACGATGAGTCCTTTTCGATACGTCTTTTTGATCCGGCAAATGCCGTAATGAATGATAGTTCGGCGTTGATCGTCATCAAAAACTTTGACACTACACCGCCACCCAACGAGCTTGTGATCCCAACTCAGGGGTACACCTCACCAGAGAGTTATGACGGTTGGAATCTTGTATGGCAGGATGAGTTCGATCAGGAATCTCTCAATACCGAAGATTGGACCTACGAGATTGGCAACGGCCATAGTGGGTGGGGAAATAATGAACTGGAATATTATACAAATGAGAATACCTCTATGGTGGATGGCAACCTGGTGATTACTGCCAGGAAGGAATCAAGAGGAGGGTACCACTATACATCATCGAGAATCATCACCAAGAACAAACAGGAATTTAAGTATGGACGGGTGGATATCAGAGCCGTGTTGCCCTTTGGTCAGGGTATCTGGCCTGCATTGTGGATGCTGGGTGCTAACATTGATCAGGTAAGCTGGCCGGCTTGTGGTGAAATTGACATTATGGAGTTGATTGGAGGGAACAATCGGGACAATACTACACACGGAACTGCTCACTGGAGCGGCGCCAATGGGTATGCCAACTATGGGGGAAGCAAGAAGTTAAGCTCCGGAATATTCGCAGATGAATATCATGTATTTTCTGTTATCTGGAATGAAAGTTCTATCACGTGGCTACTCGATGGAGTCGAATTTCATGTGATAGACACCACCCCGGCAGATCTTTCTGAGTTTAGAAATGACTTCTTTTTCATATTTAATGTGGCCGTAGGGGGAAATTGGCCGGGAAGTCCTAATACGAGTACTGTTTTCCCACAATACATGATTGTGGACTACATTCGCGTCTTTCAGACACAATAGAAACTAATACAGTAAAATGATTAATTTATTAAAGTGGATACCTGGGGTACTTATTACCTCTCTGACCTTATACAGTTGCTCGCAAGTGAAGAGTGGAAGCCTTTCAGAACAACCTGAGGAAAAGAGATTGGAATTGGTGTGGGAGGATGACTTTACAGATCCTGTACTTGATGATGAGAAGTGGACCGCTACGATCGGCGATGGATGTCCTGATTTTTGTGGTTTTGGAAACAATGAGCTGCAGTATTATTCTGACCGGGAGAAAAACTTAAGAATCGAAGACGGCAAGCTGATCATTCAGGCCTTAAAGGATACCTTGGGCAATGGTGGCTATTCGAGTGCGAAGATCGTGACTAAGGGCAAGGGTGATTGGAAGTACGGTAAAGTGCTGGTGCGGGCAAAGGTTCCTTATGGGCGTGGGACCTGGCCAGCTATATGGATGCTGCCTACCATGGATGGAGAAAGAAAATGGCCTCTGGATGGAGAAATTGACATTATGGAGCATGTAGGCTACAATCAGGGAATGATTTACGGCACCATCCATTCCAAGAAGTATAACCATCTCATAGGTACACAAAAGGTGGACAGTATAGCCTTGCCGGATGCTCATGAAACCTTTCATGACTATGGTTTTGAGTGGTCGGAAGAGTCCATGACCTGGTCCATCGATTCAGAACCTTATTATACCATTCACAAGGGGGATGAAGGCTACGAAGGATGGCCTTTTGATCAGCCGTTTCACCTTATTTTCAACCTGGCTGTAGGAGGAAATTGGGGTGGGAAATATGGTATCGAAGACAGTATCTGGCCTCAGACCCTTGAAATAGATTTTGTAAAAATTTACCAATAAGCACATGACAAAATACCTAAGCCTGGCGATAATCATTTCCATTATTTTCGGTAGTTGCACACCTGCTACCGAAACCAATACCATTTCGGACAAGACCATTTCTTACAAAGTGGATAGCCTCATGTCGCTGATGACGCTAGCGGAGAAAATCGGTCAAACCAACATGTATAATGGTACATGGGAATTTACAGGTCCTATTCCTGCTGACAATAGCAGTCAGGAGAAGGCTGAGCAAATCAAGAATGGGATGGTAGGAGCCATGATCAACGTGCTTTCTGCGAAAGCTACCAGAGAAGCTCAGAAAATGGCCGTCGAAAATAGCCGCTTAGGGATACCACTGCTTTTTGGATATGATGTCATACATGGGTACAAGACCATGCTTCCTGTGCCGCTGGCACAAGCTGCCAGCTGGAGTGATGATGCTGCCCGCCAGGGGGCGGAAATAGCTGCTAGGGAGGCCGCTTCCGCAGGCCAACACTGGACGTTCTCACCAATGATAGATGTGAGCCGGGATGCCCGATGGGGGCGAATCATGGAAAGCGCAGGAGAAGACCCCTACTTGAGCTCAGTGATGGCCAGAGCGTGGGTGCAGGGATATCAGGGAAAAAGCCTGGCTGATCCTGTTTCCATAGCCGCTTGCGCTAAGCATTTTGCGGCCTATGGTTTTGCAGAAGCAGGCAGAGACTACAATACCGTGGATATATCGGATCAGACATTGTACAATGTTGTTTTTCCACCGTTCAAGGCCGCATCTGATGCAGGTGTGGCTACTTTTATGAATGCATTCAATGAAATTAACGGAGTTCCGGCCACAGGGAGCACGTTCTTACAGCGTGACATTCTTAAGGGGGCCTGGGGATTTGAGGGGTTCATGGTCTCTGATTGGGGATCCATAGGAGAGATGGTGACTCATGGGTTTGCACGGGATAATAAGCATGCTGCGGAGCTGGCAATGAATGCCGGTAGTGATATGGACATGGAATCTCGCGCATACGAACGAGAGTTGGAAGGGCTTATAACAGAGGGTAAGGTAGATATAGTGGCGCTGGATGATGCCGTAAAACGAATTTTGAAATTGAAGTATGCACTGGGCCTGTTTGAGGATCCTTATCGGTACTGTGATGAGCAAAGAGAGAAGGAAACCTTGCTGGCTGTGGAAAATTTGCAGGGCGCCAGGGAAATTGCTCGAAAAACAATGGTTTTGTTTAAAAATGAAAACAATATTCTTCCCTTATCTAAAGAAGTGAATTCCGTTGCAGTGATAGGGCAACTCGCTGGTAGTAAGGATATTCCTCTTGGAAACTGGAGAGGTCAGGCAGTCACTAATTCTGCTGTTTCTTTATTGGAGGGTGTACAAAGTGCGGTGAGTGATCAGTCAAAAGTGGCTTTCGCAGAAGGGTATATTCTTTCCACGGGCACAAGGGACTTTATCCATGAGTTGGATATTCAGCCAGGGGACGAAAGCGGGTTTGCTGAAGCCATCAGGTTAGCCAAATCCTCCGAAGTGGTGATCATGGCTGTTGGTGAAGATTGTTTTCAGACAGGTGAGGGCAGGAGTCAGGCTGACATTGCACTCAAAGGAAATCAGCAGCAGCTGTTAATGGAGGTTTTAAAAGTCAATAAAAACGTGATTGTGGTATTGATGAACGGCAGGCCATTGGCTATTCCTGAGGTTATGGATCAGGCCCCGGCAATTATCGAAGCATGGTTCGCCGGGTCTGAGGCAGGCAATGCCATTGCTGATGTGATTTTTGGAGATTATAACCCTTCAGGTAAGCTTCCGGTATCATTCCCTCACCATGTAGGTCAGGAGCCTCTGCACTACGACCGCAAGAATACAGGAAGACCTGTTACTAATGACTTTGATAGTGGGCTTGTCTTTTGGTCGCACTACACAGATGCACCCACAGAATCTTTGCTTCCATTTGGGTTTGGGTTGAGTTATTCCACGTTTGAATATTCCAACTTTTCCGTTACCCCAAAGGAGAAAGGAGCGACCGTCACCGTGGATGTTACCAATTCATCCAAAATAGATGGAACGGAGACGGTTCAGGTTTACGTTCGGGATGTCGTGGCCACTGTGACACAACCCGTCAAGCGACTGGTGGATTTTCAGCAAATGGAGGTATCAGCAGGAGAGACCAGAAAAGTTACTTTCGACCTATCAGAGGAGGACTTTGGTTTTTATCATAAAAACTATGACTTCTACGCAGAAGATGGTGTGTTCGATGTAATGATAGGAGGAAACTCCAGAGATTTACAGTCTATAGGGGTAACCCTCTCATTCTGAGCACTCAGCAGCTG
This Marinoscillum sp. 108 DNA region includes the following protein-coding sequences:
- a CDS encoding RagB/SusD family nutrient uptake outer membrane protein — protein: MKAFKIIIIALILCVACSEETLEVKPVNQYLSENFYSTNEQVYAALIAAYDPIGWSMAFGQWVSPVMFGEIRSDNANAGGDPSDNDQPAWQELDDFRETNTNTLLQPIYRKHYIGVFRANLVILQTELATPEVERYKAEAKFLRAYYHFELFRHFGPLPVVTELLTPDDINLERSTMTEMMTAITDDLKAAIDVLPTTLSDVEVGRASRGTAQALLGKVYLYWADLDGDDPAKFDLAAQYLQEVVNSGQYALVDDFSTLFDYGTKNPIESVLEIQHTNLWPGDWGWFEGIEANGILQLCGIRGLCSGHPEYAAGWGFMLPTQDLNDHFLPDDQYRRDVAIVSIPELTQEVADAGAADCGVVVDITQVNPQDHTGFWQQKFSNYKAYNGNNVNGGDPNLTKDANTYAIRYADVLLMLAEAMHRGSGSDGNALTYIDMVRERAAGPGDNTGSFKTGQTIMTEQNWTLLDLIWYERRAELAGEGDRWYDLVRSGRATSDLFSGDPIRSGNLDPQKVWIPVALEETSVAHQISTYPENELFQ
- a CDS encoding PKD domain-containing protein; protein product: MKKQMKNYIRNGWLLMSALTLVFLASCNEDEPEPKEVVASFQFELGETNFLEVTFTNFSQNATTYAWDFGDGETSNEENPVHSYAAADTYEVKLTATNDAGESATRTQSITLSDPDEELTKLAGVESKTWILQREGVVLGIGPAGGDTQWWSFGGVTPHGDRPCILDDEYTFNRADLSFDKNTNGTLFTDGTGNGGWNNTVPDVCNSESTVDWMSEGSIDMSAYKSGGDYTFELSSNTLTISGDGVYIGLANKTNAGDIGTAQSPQNKIVYSIIKLVDHDDVDSLQLAMQVDGGDVYWSFFLVHYDDASLMPPIPSAEPRAAFSSAAENLVVTFTNSSANATSYAWDFGDGGTSTDENPVHTYAEAGDYDVTLTAKDDNGLTSSVTQTVSVSAATYSSEIWASAEGKVWTLAPVAGAFRVGPAIGSGEWFASSADDATARACQYDDEFIFATDGSFTFDSKGAMYGEGFMGVDPAGCVNDGDIGGVYAGFVTSTGYTFATTDATDTDRASVTVTGTGAFLGFNKGYNGGEYNGSDAALQGATTYKIFSYFNDGTVERVDVAVDISAEQNGTAWWTMILEAQ
- a CDS encoding family 16 glycosylhydrolase produces the protein MHFLKKSFLPSLLILSLLSCDSNEGEPSPQLPGISINDLEISERKEDFSITLDVTLSEVSADLVVVSYETVEGSAVADQDFKHITGQLIFQAGSVRESITLTIFSDEKMEDDESFSIRLFDPANAVMNDSSALIVIKNFDTTPPPNELVIPTQGYTSPESYDGWNLVWQDEFDQESLNTEDWTYEIGNGHSGWGNNELEYYTNENTSMVDGNLVITARKESRGGYHYTSSRIITKNKQEFKYGRVDIRAVLPFGQGIWPALWMLGANIDQVSWPACGEIDIMELIGGNNRDNTTHGTAHWSGANGYANYGGSKKLSSGIFADEYHVFSVIWNESSITWLLDGVEFHVIDTTPADLSEFRNDFFFIFNVAVGGNWPGSPNTSTVFPQYMIVDYIRVFQTQ
- a CDS encoding family 16 glycosylhydrolase yields the protein MINLLKWIPGVLITSLTLYSCSQVKSGSLSEQPEEKRLELVWEDDFTDPVLDDEKWTATIGDGCPDFCGFGNNELQYYSDREKNLRIEDGKLIIQALKDTLGNGGYSSAKIVTKGKGDWKYGKVLVRAKVPYGRGTWPAIWMLPTMDGERKWPLDGEIDIMEHVGYNQGMIYGTIHSKKYNHLIGTQKVDSIALPDAHETFHDYGFEWSEESMTWSIDSEPYYTIHKGDEGYEGWPFDQPFHLIFNLAVGGNWGGKYGIEDSIWPQTLEIDFVKIYQ
- the bglX gene encoding beta-glucosidase BglX, which encodes MTKYLSLAIIISIIFGSCTPATETNTISDKTISYKVDSLMSLMTLAEKIGQTNMYNGTWEFTGPIPADNSSQEKAEQIKNGMVGAMINVLSAKATREAQKMAVENSRLGIPLLFGYDVIHGYKTMLPVPLAQAASWSDDAARQGAEIAAREAASAGQHWTFSPMIDVSRDARWGRIMESAGEDPYLSSVMARAWVQGYQGKSLADPVSIAACAKHFAAYGFAEAGRDYNTVDISDQTLYNVVFPPFKAASDAGVATFMNAFNEINGVPATGSTFLQRDILKGAWGFEGFMVSDWGSIGEMVTHGFARDNKHAAELAMNAGSDMDMESRAYERELEGLITEGKVDIVALDDAVKRILKLKYALGLFEDPYRYCDEQREKETLLAVENLQGAREIARKTMVLFKNENNILPLSKEVNSVAVIGQLAGSKDIPLGNWRGQAVTNSAVSLLEGVQSAVSDQSKVAFAEGYILSTGTRDFIHELDIQPGDESGFAEAIRLAKSSEVVIMAVGEDCFQTGEGRSQADIALKGNQQQLLMEVLKVNKNVIVVLMNGRPLAIPEVMDQAPAIIEAWFAGSEAGNAIADVIFGDYNPSGKLPVSFPHHVGQEPLHYDRKNTGRPVTNDFDSGLVFWSHYTDAPTESLLPFGFGLSYSTFEYSNFSVTPKEKGATVTVDVTNSSKIDGTETVQVYVRDVVATVTQPVKRLVDFQQMEVSAGETRKVTFDLSEEDFGFYHKNYDFYAEDGVFDVMIGGNSRDLQSIGVTLSF